In Fimbriimonadaceae bacterium, the genomic window ATGTAGCGCTTTTTTTGAAATTCCCCGATGGCCGGTGTCGAATCGTTGGTCAGCGGCGCGACTAGTCAATGTAAGTCGGCAACGACCAGGAGAAATGAGATTATGAGATTCATGATTATCGTCAAAGCCAACAAGGAATCGGAGGCTGGAGCCATGCCTTCCCCAGATGTATTGCGACAGATGGCCGATTTCCATGAGGAACTCTATAAGGCGGGCGTCCTTATTGATGCTTCTGGACTCCGCCCCAGCTCCGAGGGTGGCGCATCGAGTACGTGGGAGGAAGTCGCCGCGTGATCGATGGGCCATTCGCGGAGACCAAGGAGCTGATCGCCGGTTACTCGATCATTGAGACCGAGACTCGCGACGAGGCTATGGAATGGTCGAGGAAATTCCCCAACCCGATGAACGAAGACTGCCATATCGAGGTGCGTCGGATGATAGAGCTTGAAGACTTGGAGCCGAGCCCGGAAATCGGCCGGTTCCTGAGTATGGAGAGGGGCGCACGATGAAATACGTGTGCTTGGGATTCATGGACGAGACTCTTTGGGACCAGATCGGCGAGCAGCGCAGGAATGAGATGATCGATGCCTGCATGGACTACGACGAAGCTAACGTGCGGTCCGGAATCTTGATTGGGGGGCAGGGCCTACTTCCCTCCGCGAACGCCGCGACGGTTCGCTTGCGGGACGGGCGCGCCAGCGTGACGGACGGGCCTTTTGCGGAGACGAAGGAACAGATCGGCGGCATCCAGATCCTTGAAGCGACCGACCTCAACCATGCTATCCAAATCATGTCGAACCATCCGAGCGTGGCCTTTGGCAGCATTTGGGAGATTCGGCCGGTCTTCGACCTTACCGAGATGCAGTCCGCAAGCGCGGAAAGACGAGGAAGCAAGCTAGCCGAGGAAGCCACGATCGTTCAGGCGTAAGCAAGGCAGTCCCAGGGGCGACAGCCCCCGGGACTGCAATCCGCTTCTCGAGCTGGAGGCCTAACGTATCGCGTAAACCCGGCCGTCCACACAGCCGATGTACAGCGTCCCGTCTGGGCCGATCGCTGGGGAAGAGTAGCCCGGAATCTCCGGCAGGTTGATCACCTTGAGCAACGTACCCGCAGTGTTATAGATCCTGATCGCCTTCTCGATTCCGATGGCCCATCGTTTGCCAAAGCCCATGCCTTGGACAATGCGATCCTGTCCGTCAATGAGCGCGGAGCCGTGGCTGGTGCCGAGCATGTTGCCCTCGATGAACTGTCGCTCCCAGATCTTGGTGAGGGCGGGTGTGTACTTGACCAGCGACCAGCTCTTGATGACGTAGATATTGCCCGCACTGTCGATGGATGGGGTCACATCGGGCTCATAGGAGTTGCCGCCGTTCAGATAGGTGGTGGTCTCACCCGTCGCGGGATCGATCACGGCCATAAAGTAGCCGAGCAGGATAATGGTCCCGTTCGGATGTACGGCAACGGTTCCACCGGAGCCAACCCAGCTCGTCCACTTCTTGGTGCCGTCTGGATTGAGGGCCACCAGTCCCTGATCTGTGTTGGTATAGATCGCTCCGTTGTTGGGATCGAGCGTCGGGGCGCCGAACCAGTTGATGTTGACGTCGTACCGCCACTTTTCAGTCCCATCGGGTCGCAGGGCCCGAAGCTGGTTATCCATCTGGATGTAGATCGCTCCGTCGGGCGAAACCAGCGGGCAAGCCCTTATTGGTTCCGTGCCTTGAAGCTTCCATTTTTGGGTGCCATCGGGGTTGATCGCGTGGAACGCACCGGAGGCGTCGCCGACATAGATCGTGCCGTCCGGACCCAGAGCCGGGGAAGCATGGGTTTGGTAATCGACCCACTTGGTTTCGTATTGCCACTTGATGGTCCCGTTGGGATTGATAGCGGTGACAAATGACCGTGGCCGTCGCTCTTCGCGCCAGGTTGCACCGACATAGATGGTGCCGTCGGCGGCGACAACGGGAGACGACGTCACAGGGCCTTGAAGGTCGACGGACCAAACGATCGACGGATTGGCGGCGATCGAAATGTTCGTCTTGCCGGTTCGAGCGTTGTTGCCGTGGTGGGTTGGCCATTGTGCCAATCCGACGAGCGGCATGGCAATGGCGATGAGGGTAAGAATGCGTTTCACGTTAGTTGACCTTCCAGACAAAATTGTCGAAGCCGACGATGCCAGTGACAAAGAGCGACTTATCGGCGCCGATCGCCGGACCGACCGTCATCGAGTCAGCGATCTTTACATTGAAGAGGACCGCACCTTGGGGGCTGAGCTTGAAGACAAAGCCGTCACCGGTGGTGCCATAGATGAACCCCCGGCGGTCAACGGCGAGGCCATTGTTCACGCCAACCGAGCCGGGAATTGGAGTACTCCACACGAGGGCGCCGGTCAAAGGATCGAGCGCGACAACGGCGTTTCCAAAGCTGCAATAGACCTCTCTGTTGATTCCCAGGGAAGCAGTACCCTTGTAGCCACTTCCGTAGGCCGAGGACCAGGTTAGGGTGCCGTTCGACTCGTACCGCTTCATCGTGCCCTGACTATAGAAAATCGTGCCGTCATCTTCGAATGCGGGAACCGACTGGGAACCACGGGAAGAGGACTTCGACCAGAGCAGTTGTCCATTTGCACTGTAATAGAGAAGGTCGGTACTGCCATGCGGCTCGTTGGACCGGACTCCGCCAAGGCTGACATCGCCATTCGGTCGAACTGAAATGTCAGTGAGCGACGAAGCGCCTGCAGTCCAGATCACACTGCCGCTAGGCGTTAGCTTGACGATCCCGGGAATGCCTTGATGGTGGTAAATCGTGCCATCGGGCATGACCGCAGGAGAATCGTCGTTCGTCATGTTCTGGTTTCGCTGGTAAGTGAATTTGAGGTCACCGTTTGGCGCGAACTTCAGGACCTGACCATTGGAGCTGTTGACGATAATCTCGCCTTGTCGGTTTATAGCCGGGCCACAGGACACGCCCTGGGAAGCTCCCCATGGATAGGGAACAACTCTGACCTTCCAATCGACTTCGCCATCGGCCCTAAGGACGGTGAGGTAGCACTCGCCGCTCCATGTTTCGCCATTGAACGTCACGCCGAGAATTGCCCGCCCCTGGCGGTCGACCGCGATCTCCGGAACCGAGCCCGCGGACCGGTGCCGCCACGCCACCTGTCCGAGGTCCGGACCCGGGTAGCTGCTGCGGCCGTTGCGCTGCATGTTTCCGTAGCGCATCGGCCAGGGATGATCTAGCCTCTTGCCGGTGCCGCCTGGTTGAATGGTCTGCGCCTGAACAGCAGATATCGAGGCAAGGGCTAGGGCGATTCCGATCGCCCGGATCGAGTCTCTCCTTTGGATACACCGCATAGCCATAGGGTGCACGACGCCGATCCCTTGATACGCCTTTTGGGGCCTTTTTTATGTCGTTCATTTCACGGGCATTTGCAATATTGCGGATGATTGCAGAGACAGGCTAAAGGTGTACGAGTCTGGATGCAGGGGCGGGTTTCACAAGCGGAGGTATGGGCAAGTTACTCAGGCCAGTCCCTAGAACTCGAAGTTCTCGGGGTTGCGATGGACTGCTTCGATTCGCCGGATCGTACCGGTCCGGCTGCGCATGACGATACTGTCGGTCTGGGCATAGCCTCGCTTGTAGCGAACGCCCTTCAGGATGTCGCCGCTCGTAATCCCAGTGGCCGAGAACATCACGTCGCCTCGGGCGAGGTCTTCTGTCATGAACACCCGATCCACATCGCCATCGAGCATCTCCTTCGCTCGTCGCCTTTGGTCGTCGTTGGTAAATACGAGCCTAGCCTGCATCTCGCCACCGTTACATAGGGTGGCCGCTGCTGAAATAACGCCTTCCGGTGCGCCGCCGATCCCCATGAGGGCATCGATGTCGCCGTCTGGATCGAGGGCGGCTAGGGCCAGCGTGAGGTCGCCGTCGGTCACCAAGTGAACGCGGGCGCCCGTGTCGCGAATTTCCTTGATCATTTGCTCATGGCGGGGGCGGTCGAGAAGTCCGACGATCAACTCGTCGACGTCCTTGCCTCTCGCCTTCGCCATCAGCCGCAAGTTGACTCGCGGTGGCAGGGTGATATCGATAACGCCCTTGCATTCCGCCCCGACCACGAACTTCTCCATGTAGCAGTCGGGCGCGTGCATGAGGTACCCATCGCCTTCCTGGGTTGCCGCAAGTACCGCGATTGCATTGGGCAAGCCGTTTGCGCAGAGGTTGGTGCCTTCCAAGGGATCGACGGCGATCTGGACTTCGGCGCCCTCACCGTTGCCGAGTTTTTCGCCGATGTAGAGCATCGGCGCCTCATCGCGCTCACCTTCGCCGATTACGATCAGGCCGTTGATGTCGAGCTGATTGAGGGTGTGCCGCATGCCCGCACAGGCGGCGGCGTCGGCGGCATTGCGATCGCCCTTGCCGACCCATCGGGCAGCGGAGAGCGCGGCGGCTTCGGTAACGCGAAGAAAGTCGAGGTGATAGTTGCGATCCATTGTCCCCTGGGCAAAAATCCAGGGTACCGCAGCCTTAGAAAATCATTGTAAGATGTCGATATGAAGTGGCTTCTTGCCTGGATTGTCGTCGTTTTTGCGGCCGTCGCCGATTTTTCCGGAATCTACGTCGGGGACATGGAGGGCGCAAAGGTCCGCATGGAGCTGAAGCAGAACGGCAAGAACCTCTCCGGCACTGCCGACGTCATGGGGCTGAAACTCAACATTACTGGCACCGTTAGCGACAACAGCGCGACCGGGACGATGGATATCGGTGGGGAGAAGCTCCACTTCAAAGGCACCCTCGCGGGCTCAAAACTCACCTTGAAACTTGCCGAGGTCGACGATGACGGCAAAGTCTTGTGGAGTGAGGCCGAGACCCTCGAATTCAAGAAGGAAGGCGGCAAGTCCGAGGAGCCGGTGAAGCCGCCGAAACCGGCTGAGAAGTCCAACCCGGCAAAGACCCAGTCGAGCGGCAAGGGCGACCTCGAGCCTGCAGAAATCAAGCCATTGGGCACGCTGAAGAACGGCAAGCTCTATGAGCATTCCAGCGGCGGCAAGTTTCGCTATCCAAGCAACTGGAAGCTGACCGAGGCGACGGACTATCTACAACTCACCCCTCCGGACGCGGAGGCCAACGAGTTCTATCTGATTATGGGGGACGACGCCAACGGGGCAACCGATCCCGCCGATCCCAACGTTGGGCAGTACCTCGATAGCCAGTTGACTTCGCAAGTGCCCACCATGAAGCGCGTTGGAAAAGTTCAGCATGCGCCGGCCGGCAACGCCAAGGGCGCGGTTTATACCTGGGAAGGCGATGTTCAAGGCGTGAAGGCGCGGACGAAGGCGTACGTCACCATCATTAATGGTGCGGGGGTGGCGCTGGTGGCGATTGGACCGGCCGAGAACATCAAGAAGCGGGAGCCGATTCTGCGCGAGATCTTCTTCACCTTCGGCTGGGGCCAGGGCAAGGGCGACCCGCGCCTTGTCGGAGAATGGACCCATTGGAGCTATAACGCGACATCTGGAACCGAGAAAAACTCGAAGGCCGTGCTGAGGGCAGACGGGACGTTTACGGCTTCCTGGGATGCGGAGTCGAGCGGCAACTTCAGCGGCAAAAACCAATACGGCAACGAAACTTGGTACGGCGGCTATGCGAGCAAAAACGGCGGCGGGTACGGCGGAACCTGGTTCGTCCGCGGGAACGAGCTGACCTTGAACTTTAGCGACGGCTCGACCGAAACGTGGGATTTTACGATTACCACTGAGAGCAGCGGCACCTGGCTGCGGTGTTATGGAGCGGACAAGAAGAAGCCGATAGAATGGCGAAAATCCGGCTGATCGGGCTGGAGGATTCGGGCCTTGCTGCCAATCATCTTGAGGTACATTGGTAAGCTACGCTGCCGCATAGCTCAGTCGGTAGAGCAGCTGACTGTTAATCAGCGGGTCGTAGGTTCGAGTCCTACTGCGGCAGCCACGAATTAGGTTCCAACTTGCAAAATAATTGCCCTCGACTACCGAGGGCATTGTGGTCGCCGCAGTTTATCTGCAGTTTATATTTGCCTTATCGTTGGGTGGCGCCCGTGATATTCGACCGCATGGTTCTGTAGAAAGCGACGCAGCTGGTCTTCGGTGATTCGACGCGATCGACCGAACTTCACCGACTCAATCAGCCCGGCGTGGATCAGTTCGTAGAGTCGACTCCGACTTAAGCTTAGAAGCTCAGCAGCCTCCGTCACCGTGTATGCAAGCTTGCCCACGTCAGAAGGCCCTGCCGCGCGATTCGCGTCGGGTAACTGTGCGGGTCGGCGCGACGAACTGTCCGAACGACAGACCGAAGAGTCTCCGTTCGAGGACGACGAAGCTGTCGATGTGCTCGACTGTCTGATACTCGAAACCTTGGTTACCGATCTCGGCTAGGACTGCCAGCAGGCCCGCTTCAGTTGAGCGCTCAATGAGGGCAGTAAAGACGTTCACCGCCTGATGGGCCTTGATCGTGGCCACATCGTGTCTGCCGTTCAGGTCGGCATGCTCCGCCTGATTTAGCAGGAGTTGGGCACGCTGCAATTGTTCGCGTAACGAGTTGGGGATCGAGATGACTGCTTGTTGATCGGAGATGTTTCCTTTTTCGTTCATGTTCTTAGCTCCATGGGTTTGACAGGATTACACCGACCTCGGCGAAGGTCTGAACTTTGTGCTCATACCCAGCGTCGGAAGGCGTGAGGCGATTGAGATGTCGGGCTCTGGTTTTGCCCGAAGTGACCGTCGTCAGCGAGAAGCGGTCAAATCCGTATAAGTTCGAGCACTGACCGCTGAGGGCCAGTTCTTGGTAATTCAGAAGCTTCGTTCGAAACTTCTTAGGGTCGACATGGCCCATGTCGAGCTCTACAAAGGTGGCACCCAGACTGACCAGAAGGCCATCGGGGCGAACTTGATTGCCAGACGATAGTTGGCGCCAGAGTTGCTGTTCGAAATGCCAAGTGCCTCCGTCTTTGGATAGCAGTGCGATCCTCGTGTCGGTTACGAGAAGTGCGTGCTGCAAGAACCGAGGTGAGGGTGATCGCCGCCGCAAGATTTTGGCGATTCTCTCACCTACCACTTCCGTCGCTTTGTGGCCAACTGTGTAGATGCTCTGATTAAAGAATGGGGTTTGTAATCGATGAACCAGCCCCTCACGGCCCAGCTCCCTTAAACGAGTGTTAGCCCGCGTTACCGAGCCAAAGTAGCCGAGCTTGATCAGCTGGTCACGGGTGAGTGCATGGGAGAGTGCTACGTCCCGAAGTACCCGTAGGTCTCTCGTGGTAAGCCTCATTCCAGCCAGTCCTCCAAAGGGCGAGTTGAGCCAGGTTTCTGCTCCATTCTAGGGTTAGCCGCGAGTGGTATCCAAGCCGCGCTTTTGTTGGAAGTTCCGGTTCCGTCAGGTTCAGGACACTGATCCAGTTGCGAGCATGCTTTCGACCTCTCAAGAAGCTGTTGGGCCTGTTCACTCATCCCGCCGCTCTCGTTGAGCACGGGCGCATTGAGTTGGACGGGGTGAGCGCCAAGTCCTCTAACCCAGAGGATGGCCTCACCGACATTGAGGCCGGCAATGTCGAACGCTCCCCGAACGCCTGCAAGATCGCGATTCAAGATTTCGGCGTTGGCGTGGGACGTCCTGAGGACGAGCTTTATACCGACGTTATCGAGGATGATCGAACGCATGGTTGGGCTAAGTTGCGCAAGGGTCTGGTGCGCGAGGACGGTGGAGAATCGAAACCGGCGTCCTTCGGCAAGAATGAGTTCAAAGTGCTTACCGTCAAAATGTTCGAACTCGTCCACGAAGAGCCGCACCGCGTTTCGCTGGCTCTCGCGCTGTCCAACCTGTGAGAACACCTCTCGGCAAATCGAGCTCAGGAACAGCGATCCCGCTCGCCAACCGGCCTGGTGGAGCTCATCAACGGCCAAGGATATGAGGGTAATGCTGCCAGGAGTCCTTAGTTGTGCACCAAGGTCAACCGGTTGGGGATGACCGTACATGCGCCGAAGTCCTTCGGTGCAGACCAAAGTGGAGACTTTGTTGAGAACGGAAGACGCTATGCTTGCCTGCCGATCTGCTGAGAGAGCATCGTAGCGGGTCCAAAAGGACCGCAACGAATCAGTTTGAGTCTCGGCGATGAGTGCCAATCGAGTTGCTCGATCGTGAAACAGCCGTTCCAGGTCCGTTATAGGCTTCCCGGTCTCTGCGAGAAGCAGGGCTGCATTCTGTAGATACTCTGCGATCTGAACGCCCCAGGATGCCGATTCAGCTTCGATGGAATCGAGAAAGCCGAGTGCTTTAAAGTAGGGTTCCCCAACCCCGCCGAGCGGATTGAACCCGAGCGGCTCACTTCGCTCCCTGAGATTGAAAAACTTGACCAAGGAGGGCTCAACACCGGCTCTAGCTGCAAGTTCGAGCGCCGCGCCCGCGAAATCACCACGAGCATCAAGAACGATTATTGAATGACCGCGAAGGATGTCACCGGCTACTAGGCTCTGGAGGAAGCAGGTCTTGCCCGAGCCTGACGCACCGATGGCATAGGCGTGAGTTGCGAGATGAGCCGGCGTCAGTTCGATCAGGGCGCTGCTAAGCGAGTCGCACCAATCCTCCCAGCCCTTCCAAGTTCCGATCCAATGCTCAGGCACACTTCGGGCCAAGCCAAGTTTGGCATGGAGGCTCATTCCTCCTCCTTTTCCTCTTTGTGTTCGTCGTCTTGTCGTTTGGCTCCCAGGCTCCGTTCTAAAATCCGCAGCATTTCTTTAGCCTTGTCCATAGGCATTGCCAGGAGGCACTCACGGAAGTCTGCAACTTGAAGCCAGGTCAAGGTCAAAGGTTCGGGTCGTGCCAAAATTGAGCCGCTCGTGCTCTTGGCGTTGACGTTGGTAAGTGCCGGGGAGATAATGGTCCGGCGGGGACATGGCTCTTTCATGTTCTTCGCTCCGCCGGGCTTCCTGTTTCCAGCAGGGACCCGGCATTCAACTAATTTGTAGCAGAGCTTTTGAACAATCCTAATCCGGCCTAGCCCACCCGGTGGGCTAATTTACAGAAAATGCCTTTAGACCATGGTAAGCAGAATTCTTAAACCAGGCGACGTTGACAGGATGGTCGGGATTGTTCCAGCAATTGACCCCAATCAAGCGGTTGTCGCAGCTATACGCGAACTGCTGAAGTGGTACTCGACCGGGGAACGCGCTAGAGCGTTTTCTTCATTCTCAAGAGTGTTACGTGTTGGCGATACTGAAGGCCATGTTAGCGCAAATTTGGTAACAAACTTCCAGGCTGACAGGCTGACGGATGAACGGAGTAAGCTCTTCACCTATAGCCTACAGGCATTGTTGCCTGTCGATCGAGCAACGCTTCGATACAACAATAACGATGGTGGATCGACTTTAGTCCTTACGACATTATTTTGGCAGGCCGACCAGAACAACATTGCCGGTAGTGTGCGCTTTCTGGAGGAAAGCATCGAACGAATGGTGCGGTGGTTTGAAGGTAACACCATAAGGAGCATCATTTTCACGGTGCGGGAAGGCATGCTAAGGCTTGTCCTGCCGACAATCGAGTCATTGAACCGGGACTCTGTTCGTAGGTTTCCCTTGGAAGATGGCGACGAGTTTGTTCGAGTGTATGCCCCCTGGAAACCGCAAGCCGCGGGTACAGACTGGGCTAGACGTCTATTGACAACATATAAACGACCGAAGTTAGCCTTAGCGTCTGACGCCGCACGTCTGAACGGCAGGGCGCTGCACGAATTTGGCTATGACGTCAAAGCTGCTCTTGAGAGCGGAATAACTACTTGGTCTGGTAAAGCGTCCTACAAATCGTGGCGGCGAACGGTGAGCGCTAGGTTGAATCTGAACCCAGCCAAGGACAAACATGCGGACGTCGAGGAGTTGTACCGAAACCTATTTCGCAGTAACCCTCGTTATCTGACATTGTATTGATTCACGGAACCCCGGTTCGATGGCCGGCTAAGTCTAGCCGGGCCAATTGAGTCTTTCTTCAACCTAGAGAAAACTCAACCCTCGCTCTCCGAGCTCGGTCCGTCCTCTCTCCTCGCCACCGATCCGCTCGTCGTTCGTCGGTCCGTTACCTCGGAGTCGCTCGGCGCGGTCCCGCGCACGGGCCGCGGTCCTTCATCTCGCCCTTCGTTTTGTCGCAGGAACGAAACTTGCTTCACTCATTAGTTGGCGAGCCGTAGTTTTGGTGATTTCTCCAGGAATACAGGGCTCGTTTGCGCGTAGATCGGACTGAATGGCAGCCTGATAGCAGACTCTACAAGCTCGAACTCGGAGAGACAGCCGATCAGCGCTAGTCCTGGAAGCGGTCGAGGTGCTTCAT contains:
- the bamB_2 gene encoding Outer membrane protein assembly factor BamB codes for the protein MKRILTLIAIAMPLVGLAQWPTHHGNNARTGKTNISIAANPSIVWSVDLQGPVTSSPVVAADGTIYVGATWREERRPRSFVTAINPNGTIKWQYETKWVDYQTHASPALGPDGTIYVGDASGAFHAINPDGTQKWKLQGTEPIRACPLVSPDGAIYIQMDNQLRALRPDGTEKWRYDVNINWFGAPTLDPNNGAIYTNTDQGLVALNPDGTKKWTSWVGSGGTVAVHPNGTIILLGYFMAVIDPATGETTTYLNGGNSYEPDVTPSIDSAGNIYVIKSWSLVKYTPALTKIWERQFIEGNMLGTSHGSALIDGQDRIVQGMGFGKRWAIGIEKAIRIYNTAGTLLKVINLPEIPGYSSPAIGPDGTLYIGCVDGRVYAIR
- the glpX gene encoding Fructose-1,6-bisphosphatase class 2, whose translation is MDRNYHLDFLRVTEAAALSAARWVGKGDRNAADAAACAGMRHTLNQLDINGLIVIGEGERDEAPMLYIGEKLGNGEGAEVQIAVDPLEGTNLCANGLPNAIAVLAATQEGDGYLMHAPDCYMEKFVVGAECKGVIDITLPPRVNLRLMAKARGKDVDELIVGLLDRPRHEQMIKEIRDTGARVHLVTDGDLTLALAALDPDGDIDALMGIGGAPEGVISAAATLCNGGEMQARLVFTNDDQRRRAKEMLDGDVDRVFMTEDLARGDVMFSATGITSGDILKGVRYKRGYAQTDSIVMRSRTGTIRRIEAVHRNPENFEF